A window of the Cloacibacillus sp. An23 genome harbors these coding sequences:
- the rnc gene encoding ribonuclease III, with the protein MKNDKRREEELRAFQLKLGYEFKDAALLTEALTHSSYANENGSSYNERLEFLGDAVLELFTSERLFSAYPDFSEGEMTRLRARLVCKNSLNDWASANGLKPLIRLGKSIKTPTGSMAADCVEAVFGAVFRDGGYEAARGVVSRFLDTKEEAAAPVMEKDPKTELQELLQGSGESAPVYKLLERRGPEHASSFKVGLTAGGGLSAEAWGPSIKEAEFAAAKIALEKLRRRQG; encoded by the coding sequence ATGAAGAACGACAAAAGGCGCGAAGAAGAACTTCGCGCCTTTCAATTAAAGCTGGGTTACGAATTTAAGGACGCGGCGCTTCTGACTGAGGCGCTGACCCATTCTTCCTACGCGAACGAAAACGGCTCGTCCTACAACGAGCGGCTCGAGTTTTTAGGCGACGCCGTGCTTGAACTGTTCACCTCGGAGCGGCTCTTCTCCGCCTACCCGGATTTCAGCGAAGGCGAGATGACGCGGCTGCGCGCGCGCCTCGTCTGCAAAAACAGCCTTAACGACTGGGCCTCGGCCAACGGGCTGAAACCGCTCATACGCCTAGGGAAAAGTATTAAAACCCCCACCGGCTCGATGGCGGCGGACTGCGTCGAGGCCGTCTTCGGCGCCGTCTTCCGCGACGGCGGATACGAGGCCGCGCGCGGCGTGGTCTCGCGCTTCCTCGACACTAAGGAGGAGGCCGCCGCGCCGGTCATGGAAAAGGATCCGAAAACAGAGCTTCAGGAGCTTTTGCAGGGATCCGGCGAGTCAGCCCCAGTCTACAAACTGCTCGAGCGGCGCGGCCCGGAGCACGCCAGCAGCTTCAAAGTCGGACTCACGGCGGGTGGCGGACTTTCCGCCGAAGCCTGGGGGCCCTCAATAAAAGAAGCCGAGTTCGCCGCAGCAAAAATCGCTCTTGAAAAACTTCGCCGCCGGCAGGGCTGA
- the fabF gene encoding beta-ketoacyl-ACP synthase II: protein MTPMNDRRVVITGCGAVTPIGIGKDEFWNALERGENGVDYITLFDTEKHNIKIAAEVKNFNPENWLDKKEVRRTDRVLHFAAAGADLAVADAGLDVAALDPEMFGVYVGSGEGGINTIEENFRLLYEKGPSRVSPFMVPMMITNMPAAYIGIRLGAKGPNMAVVTACASSIHSMGEAYNCIVRGDADVMITGGVEAAISPLATAGFGSLKALSCRNDDPKHASRPFDLDRDGFVIGEGAGILVFEEYEHAKARGAHIYAEVKGYGLSCDAHHITAPSPDGDGAYRAMAMAVRKAGWKPEEVDLINAHGTSTPLNEKMETAAIKRLMGDASDKVMVQATKSMIGHALGAAGAVGTIAALLAFERGVVHPTINFETPDPECALNVVPNKAVNAKVDKALINSFGFGGHNGVLAIESLK, encoded by the coding sequence ATGACGCCGATGAATGACAGAAGAGTGGTAATCACGGGCTGCGGTGCCGTAACCCCGATCGGAATCGGAAAAGACGAGTTCTGGAACGCGCTCGAGCGCGGAGAGAACGGCGTAGATTACATAACTCTTTTCGACACAGAGAAGCACAACATAAAGATAGCCGCCGAGGTCAAGAACTTCAACCCCGAGAACTGGCTTGACAAGAAAGAGGTGCGCCGCACCGACCGCGTGCTGCACTTCGCGGCCGCCGGTGCCGACCTCGCAGTCGCCGACGCGGGACTCGACGTCGCCGCGCTCGACCCTGAGATGTTCGGAGTCTACGTCGGAAGCGGAGAGGGCGGCATCAACACTATAGAAGAAAACTTCCGCCTGCTCTACGAGAAGGGGCCGAGCCGCGTCAGCCCGTTCATGGTGCCGATGATGATAACGAACATGCCCGCCGCCTACATAGGCATACGCCTCGGAGCGAAGGGGCCGAACATGGCCGTCGTCACAGCCTGCGCCAGCTCGATACACAGCATGGGCGAGGCTTACAACTGCATCGTGCGCGGCGACGCCGACGTCATGATAACGGGCGGAGTGGAAGCCGCCATATCGCCCCTCGCTACCGCCGGTTTCGGCTCGCTCAAGGCGCTCTCGTGCCGCAACGACGACCCGAAGCACGCCTCGCGTCCGTTCGACCTCGACCGTGACGGCTTCGTCATAGGCGAGGGCGCTGGAATCCTCGTCTTTGAAGAGTATGAGCACGCGAAGGCGCGCGGCGCTCACATCTACGCGGAGGTCAAAGGCTACGGGCTTTCGTGCGACGCGCACCATATAACGGCGCCGTCGCCCGACGGAGACGGGGCTTACCGCGCGATGGCGATGGCGGTGCGCAAGGCCGGATGGAAACCTGAAGAGGTAGACCTCATCAACGCGCACGGCACCTCAACGCCTCTCAACGAGAAGATGGAGACCGCCGCGATAAAGCGTCTCATGGGCGACGCCTCCGATAAAGTCATGGTGCAGGCCACGAAGTCGATGATAGGACACGCCCTCGGCGCGGCCGGCGCCGTCGGAACGATAGCCGCCCTGCTCGCCTTCGAGCGCGGCGTCGTCCACCCGACGATAAACTTCGAGACGCCGGATCCCGAATGCGCGCTCAACGTCGTGCCGAACAAGGCGGTGAACGCGAAGGTGGACAAGGCGCTCATCAACAGCTTCGGCTTCGGCGGACACAACGGAGTCCTCGCGATAGAGAGCCTTAAATAG
- the acpP gene encoding acyl carrier protein, translating to MKMEEVQQKLKEIVMDRLNAEEDQIKPEASFVEDLGADSLDIVELIMGIEEEFDIEIPDEDAEKLTTVGEAMEYVKGKLGVED from the coding sequence ATGAAAATGGAAGAAGTACAGCAGAAGCTTAAGGAAATCGTAATGGACCGCCTCAACGCCGAAGAGGATCAGATCAAGCCGGAAGCCTCGTTCGTCGAGGACCTCGGCGCAGACTCGCTCGACATCGTCGAGCTCATCATGGGCATCGAAGAGGAATTCGACATCGAAATCCCCGACGAGGACGCAGAGAAGCTCACCACCGTCGGAGAGGCCATGGAGTACGTAAAGGGCAAGCTCGGAGTCGAGGACTAA
- the fabG gene encoding 3-oxoacyl-[acyl-carrier-protein] reductase, giving the protein MPDKKVALVTGAGRGIGRAIALELARRGCAVAVNYSRSEEAANEVVNEITAAGGEAFAVKADVSDAAEVKEMFKAAAEKLGPVNILVCNAGVTRDNLLMRMKDADWDDVIKTDLSSLYYCAKEAVRPMLKGRWGRIVAVSSVNGLQGSPGQCNYAAAKAGVIGFVKSLAREVASRGVTVNAVAPGFIETDMTAVLSDDVKSQFIASIPAGRPGSPQDVAEAVAFLVSEGAAYIQGQTLAVDGGITMR; this is encoded by the coding sequence ATGCCGGATAAAAAGGTTGCGCTCGTAACGGGCGCCGGGCGCGGCATAGGACGCGCGATAGCTCTCGAGCTCGCCAGACGCGGCTGCGCTGTGGCGGTGAACTACAGCCGTTCCGAGGAAGCGGCGAACGAGGTCGTGAACGAGATAACGGCCGCCGGCGGCGAAGCTTTCGCCGTAAAGGCCGACGTCTCGGACGCGGCGGAAGTCAAAGAAATGTTCAAGGCCGCCGCGGAAAAGCTCGGCCCCGTAAACATCCTCGTCTGCAACGCCGGCGTCACGCGCGACAATCTTCTCATGCGCATGAAAGACGCCGATTGGGACGACGTTATAAAAACCGACCTCAGCTCGCTTTACTATTGCGCGAAAGAGGCCGTGCGCCCGATGCTCAAGGGGCGCTGGGGCCGCATAGTCGCCGTATCGTCGGTCAACGGCCTTCAGGGAAGCCCGGGGCAGTGCAACTACGCTGCGGCGAAGGCCGGAGTGATAGGCTTCGTCAAGAGCCTCGCGCGCGAGGTTGCCTCGCGCGGCGTCACGGTCAACGCAGTGGCTCCGGGCTTCATCGAGACCGACATGACAGCCGTGCTCTCCGACGACGTGAAGTCGCAGTTCATCGCGAGCATACCGGCCGGACGTCCCGGCTCCCCGCAGGACGTCGCGGAGGCCGTAGCCTTCCTCGTATCCGAGGGGGCCGCGTACATACAGGGGCAGACGCTCGCCGTAGACGGCGGCATAACGATGCGCTAG
- the fabD gene encoding ACP S-malonyltransferase has protein sequence MKYAMIFPGQGAQRPGMGKDVCDKYIAAKRIFDEADEALGFSLSDIIFNGTPEQLAHTEITQPAILTVSVAMFRALEQELGTAVEPVCMAGHSLGEYTALVAAGAISVADGVRLVHKRGRLMQDAVPLGVGSMAAIIGLELGEVSEICSEAAQGEVCQAANINSPKQIVISGHATAVARAVALIEQKYTAKVVPLRVSAPFHCALMRPVADELKEAFAQIEWHDPKFPIIANATARAVQKVGAVRDALYTQTYSPVLWSQSVLEMEKEGVEGYIELGPGSVLSGLVRKICKGKRPYSVSDSQELVAAADYLRSARDAG, from the coding sequence ATGAAATATGCGATGATATTCCCCGGGCAGGGCGCGCAGCGCCCCGGAATGGGGAAGGACGTCTGCGATAAATATATCGCGGCGAAAAGGATTTTTGACGAAGCGGACGAAGCTCTTGGCTTCTCGCTGAGCGACATAATATTCAACGGCACGCCGGAGCAGCTCGCTCATACAGAGATAACCCAGCCTGCGATACTCACCGTCAGCGTCGCGATGTTCCGAGCGCTCGAGCAGGAGCTCGGCACCGCCGTGGAGCCGGTGTGCATGGCCGGTCACAGCCTCGGAGAATACACGGCGCTCGTCGCCGCCGGAGCCATTTCCGTCGCCGACGGAGTGCGCCTCGTCCATAAGCGCGGCAGACTCATGCAGGACGCCGTGCCTCTCGGAGTCGGCTCGATGGCGGCGATAATAGGCCTCGAGCTCGGCGAAGTGAGCGAGATATGCAGCGAGGCTGCTCAGGGCGAAGTCTGCCAGGCCGCCAACATCAACTCGCCGAAGCAGATAGTCATATCCGGGCACGCTACAGCCGTAGCCCGCGCCGTCGCGCTCATCGAGCAGAAATATACGGCGAAGGTCGTCCCTCTGCGCGTGAGCGCCCCGTTCCACTGCGCCCTCATGCGCCCCGTCGCGGACGAGCTTAAAGAAGCCTTCGCCCAGATAGAGTGGCACGACCCGAAATTCCCGATAATAGCCAACGCGACGGCCCGCGCCGTCCAAAAGGTCGGAGCCGTGCGCGATGCGCTCTACACACAGACCTACTCGCCGGTCCTCTGGTCGCAGTCGGTACTTGAAATGGAGAAGGAGGGCGTCGAGGGCTACATAGAGCTCGGCCCCGGAAGCGTCCTCTCCGGCCTTGTCAGAAAGATATGCAAGGGCAAGAGGCCCTATTCCGTCTCCGACTCGCAGGAACTCGTGGCTGCGGCGGACTATCTGAGGAGCGCGCGCGATGCCGGATAA
- the fabK gene encoding enoyl-[acyl-carrier-protein] reductase FabK: protein MFENNAITKLLKIKYPIIQGGMAWVADADLAAAVSNGGGLGIIAGANMPPELLEQQLQKIKTLTDKPFGLNIMLMSPTAGDALELAAKYRVPVVTTGAGQPGKVIERLKPLGTIIIPVVAAVALAERVEKQGADAVVAEGMESGGHIGETTTMNLVPQVADAVKIPVIAAGGIADGRGMAAAFMLGASGVQMGTRFVCASECNAHVNYKEKIIKANDRATVVTGRSLGHPVRALKNKFTKQFEELEAGNAPASELEALGAGKLRLAVVEGDSDMGSFMSGQSAGLVKAIEPAASIIESVVTEMNSILSESERYVR, encoded by the coding sequence ATGTTTGAAAACAACGCCATCACCAAACTTCTGAAAATCAAATACCCGATAATCCAGGGCGGCATGGCCTGGGTCGCGGATGCGGACCTCGCCGCGGCCGTCAGCAACGGCGGAGGCCTCGGCATCATAGCGGGGGCGAATATGCCGCCAGAACTTCTTGAGCAGCAGCTTCAGAAGATAAAGACCCTCACCGACAAGCCGTTCGGCCTCAACATAATGCTTATGTCGCCGACCGCGGGCGACGCGCTGGAGCTCGCGGCGAAATACCGCGTCCCTGTCGTTACGACCGGGGCGGGACAGCCAGGCAAGGTCATCGAGCGCCTCAAACCGCTTGGCACGATAATCATTCCGGTCGTCGCCGCCGTCGCTCTCGCGGAGCGCGTGGAGAAGCAGGGAGCCGACGCGGTGGTCGCCGAGGGCATGGAGTCCGGCGGGCATATAGGAGAGACGACGACGATGAACCTCGTGCCGCAGGTAGCCGACGCGGTTAAGATCCCTGTCATCGCGGCGGGCGGCATCGCGGACGGACGCGGCATGGCGGCGGCCTTCATGCTCGGCGCGAGCGGCGTCCAGATGGGCACTCGCTTCGTCTGTGCCTCTGAGTGCAACGCGCACGTCAATTATAAAGAAAAGATAATCAAAGCGAACGACAGGGCGACCGTAGTCACAGGACGCTCGCTCGGGCACCCGGTCCGCGCTCTGAAAAATAAATTCACCAAACAGTTCGAGGAGCTTGAGGCCGGAAACGCCCCGGCTTCGGAACTCGAAGCCCTCGGCGCAGGCAAGCTGCGCCTCGCCGTGGTCGAAGGAGATTCGGACATGGGCTCGTTCATGTCCGGCCAGTCCGCCGGGCTCGTCAAAGCGATAGAGCCTGCAGCTTCCATCATAGAAAGCGTCGTAACAGAGATGAATTCCATCCTTTCAGAATCGGAGAGATACGTCAGATGA
- a CDS encoding beta-ketoacyl-ACP synthase III, with protein MISGFPVRIAGTGKYIPEKVMTNFDFEKILDTSDEWIVTRTGIRKRHFAGEGVKCSDLAYKAGLAALEDAGIDASELDLVILATNTPDTVCPSTAAKIQGMLGAVNAGAYDVLAGCTGSLTAMLTAVTGIASGVWKNVLVIGSEDFEDVLDWSDRSTCILFGDGAGAAVLTRSEDGGPRFAAGEVKADGSKYRLITIDKEEGRDNPVLRMHGAEVFKFVNVHLPPFIKSFCEKAGVEPAEIGFWVLHQANTRIIDSLFKRLGVSTERTLMNLEQYGNTSAASLMVTLDEAMKSGSIKSGEKVLFMAFGAGMTLGALLYEA; from the coding sequence ATGATTAGCGGATTTCCTGTCAGAATCGCCGGAACGGGGAAATATATTCCCGAGAAGGTAATGACGAATTTTGACTTTGAAAAAATTCTCGACACGAGCGACGAATGGATAGTGACGCGCACAGGCATACGGAAGCGCCATTTCGCCGGCGAGGGCGTGAAATGCAGCGACCTCGCGTACAAGGCGGGGCTCGCCGCGCTTGAGGACGCGGGAATTGACGCCTCGGAGCTCGACCTCGTGATCTTGGCCACCAATACGCCCGACACGGTCTGCCCGAGCACGGCCGCCAAGATCCAGGGCATGCTCGGAGCGGTCAACGCCGGAGCATACGACGTGCTCGCCGGCTGCACAGGAAGCCTTACCGCCATGCTGACCGCCGTCACCGGCATCGCGAGCGGCGTGTGGAAAAACGTCCTCGTCATAGGCTCGGAGGATTTTGAAGACGTGCTCGACTGGAGCGACCGCAGCACCTGCATACTTTTCGGCGACGGCGCCGGCGCGGCCGTGCTAACGCGCTCCGAGGACGGCGGCCCCCGTTTCGCGGCCGGCGAGGTCAAGGCCGACGGTTCGAAGTACCGCCTCATAACGATAGACAAGGAAGAAGGCCGCGATAATCCGGTTCTCCGTATGCACGGGGCGGAGGTGTTCAAGTTCGTCAACGTCCACCTTCCTCCATTTATAAAAAGCTTCTGCGAAAAAGCGGGCGTCGAGCCGGCGGAGATAGGCTTCTGGGTGCTGCACCAGGCCAACACCCGCATAATAGACAGCCTTTTCAAGCGCCTCGGAGTTTCCACGGAGCGCACTCTCATGAATCTTGAACAATACGGCAACACGTCGGCCGCCTCATTGATGGTGACGCTGGACGAGGCTATGAAATCCGGCAGCATCAAAAGCGGCGAAAAGGTTCTCTTTATGGCTTTCGGCGCCGGTATGACGCTGGGCGCGCTGTTGTATGAAGCGTAA
- the plsX gene encoding phosphate acyltransferase PlsX yields MLIALDAMGGDHAPEEPCKAAIQACRQDPDLSVALAGDSERIKPIIETAEPSIRSRLSIVHTDEVITGSDSPSLSIRRKKKSSLVVCFNMVRSHEADGIVSAGNTGAIAAGAVLLLGRIPGIDRPGLGAVLPVLNRCTLLMDVGGTVRCKPVNLLQFAQMGSIYMKLFRNVENPSVRLLSNGEEATKGDEVISAARALIEQTKLNFQGYAEGKDIPNGISDVVVCDGFTGNVVIKFGEGLGELIQSQLKEEYKHHMLPKIGCFFMLPAMKRIMGRFDWERYGGSPVLGVCGSVVKVHGRSSANAIANAITSGANFIRRNGVERIQNEIAKGAEGNDD; encoded by the coding sequence ATGCTGATTGCACTTGACGCCATGGGCGGGGACCACGCCCCCGAGGAGCCCTGCAAGGCCGCGATACAGGCCTGCCGCCAGGATCCGGATCTTTCGGTCGCGCTGGCTGGAGACAGCGAAAGGATCAAGCCGATAATAGAGACTGCCGAGCCTTCGATCCGTTCGAGGCTCAGCATAGTCCACACCGACGAGGTGATAACGGGAAGCGACTCGCCGTCGCTCTCGATACGCAGAAAAAAGAAATCGAGCCTCGTCGTCTGCTTCAACATGGTTCGCTCGCACGAAGCGGACGGCATCGTCTCGGCCGGCAACACCGGGGCGATAGCGGCTGGCGCCGTGCTTCTGCTCGGACGCATCCCAGGGATAGACCGCCCGGGGCTCGGCGCGGTGCTGCCGGTGCTCAACCGCTGCACTCTGCTGATGGACGTCGGCGGCACGGTGCGCTGCAAGCCGGTGAACCTTCTGCAGTTCGCCCAGATGGGCTCCATATATATGAAACTTTTCAGAAACGTCGAGAATCCATCCGTCCGCCTGCTCAGCAACGGCGAGGAGGCGACTAAGGGCGACGAGGTCATCTCCGCGGCGCGGGCGCTGATCGAGCAGACGAAGCTCAACTTTCAGGGCTACGCCGAGGGCAAGGACATCCCGAACGGAATATCCGACGTCGTCGTCTGCGACGGGTTCACGGGCAACGTCGTCATCAAATTCGGAGAAGGGCTCGGAGAACTTATACAGAGCCAGCTCAAAGAAGAATACAAACACCACATGCTTCCGAAGATCGGATGCTTTTTTATGCTTCCGGCCATGAAGCGCATAATGGGACGCTTCGACTGGGAGCGGTACGGCGGTTCGCCGGTGCTCGGCGTATGCGGCAGCGTCGTGAAGGTCCACGGCCGTTCAAGCGCGAACGCGATCGCCAACGCGATAACGAGCGGAGCGAATTTTATACGGCGCAACGGCGTTGAGAGAATTCAGAACGAAATAGCGAAAGGCGCGGAGGGTAACGATGATTAG